One region of Enterobacter ludwigii genomic DNA includes:
- the thrL gene encoding thr operon leader peptide has protein sequence MKRISITTITTTIIITTGNDAG, from the coding sequence ATGAAACGCATCAGCATCACCACCATTACCACAACCATCATCATTACCACAGGTAACGATGCGGGCTGA
- a CDS encoding tRNA/rRNA methyltransferase yields MHLSIVLVAPARAENIGAAARAMKTMGFTDLRIVDSAAHLEPAARWVAHGSGDILDNITTYDTLAAALHDISFTVATTARSRAKFHYYATPAELVPMLKEKSQWLEKAALVFGREDSGLTNEELELADVLTGAPMVADYPSLNLGQAVMVYCYQLASLMQISQPQAEGANENQLAALRARVEQLLSQLGVADDQKMADWLQQRLGRLEQRDTAMLHRLLHDIEKKLAE; encoded by the coding sequence ATGCATCTGTCGATTGTACTGGTTGCCCCAGCCAGAGCCGAAAATATAGGCGCAGCGGCGCGTGCCATGAAGACCATGGGTTTTACCGATTTACGTATTGTGGACAGCGCGGCCCATCTGGAGCCTGCCGCCCGGTGGGTGGCGCACGGGTCGGGAGATATTCTCGATAATATAACTACTTACGACACACTAGCCGCCGCGTTGCACGACATTTCGTTTACCGTTGCGACCACCGCGCGCAGCCGTGCGAAATTCCACTACTACGCCACCCCTGCTGAACTGGTGCCCATGCTGAAAGAGAAAAGCCAGTGGCTGGAGAAAGCCGCGCTGGTGTTTGGCCGTGAAGATTCCGGGTTAACAAACGAAGAGCTGGAACTCGCTGACGTGCTCACGGGGGCACCGATGGTGGCCGATTATCCGTCCCTGAATTTAGGCCAGGCGGTCATGGTCTACTGCTATCAATTAGCTTCCCTAATGCAAATCTCTCAGCCACAGGCTGAGGGGGCAAACGAAAACCAGCTGGCCGCACTGCGCGCTCGTGTTGAGCAACTGTTATCTCAATTGGGGGTAGCGGACGATCAAAAAATGGCTGACTGGCTGCAGCAGCGTTTGGGGCGTCTTGAGCAGCGGGACACCGCCATGCTGCACCGTTTGCTGCACGATATTGAAAAAAAATTGGCCGAGTAA